CGTATATCAAGGATTGGTTTCATTCAGGTACTATTTGCCAGGACATTGTGGTCCATATGTATTAAATCAAAACTTTGAATAACttgtttaagttttatttaacCCACATTAaacttttttgatgaaaaatatgtttatatgcacacattttttaacatttcaGCTCCAAGACGAGGCTGCTTTGACACTTAATTGCATAGAGAAATGCAGAGATGGTGGATTTGAGGAAATTTTTATGACCAAGGTTGACTTTGCTGCTAAGTATGACTATTGCATAAGGTAAAATTGTTTAACTAATATTTGTAACGTTTGTCATTTATTGCTTAACAGAAGACTTGTTTAAAGATGGAATGGTGAAGTGATGAATTATACTTTCTTAATGTTCCTGCTTGCGATTGAATAGTTTCTTAAATGTTATTCTTGAAAATTGAAAGaggttttatatttcttaatatCAAGTTATCAACCAAGAAAGGTGCATAATTTTGGTTTTGCAAGCATGCTTTAAGCTTTCCTactttagaaaaatataattgcatGGCATTTAttatgtggtgattgaacataGGTTAAGACACAAAACAACAATATTAGAGAATCATTTGGTTTCGTGCCAGGGCTAGCTACCATGGaagctattttttttacttagacATCTAATGAAAGATATAGAGAAGCCTCTAAAGATCTACATGTGGTTTTTATTGACCAAGAAAATCACATCAGGAGTATTGCATGATCCCAAAATTCCTATTAAGTTAAAAGGGGAAGTTTTATAAGAATGTTATAAGATTAGCTATACTCTTTGGTACTAATTGATGCGCTGTTATAAAATGAGTGAGCTGGAATGAGAATGTTATGATGGATAActgaaaatacaagaaaagatagtcttcaaaatgaggaaatttGCTGAAAAACAGGTATGACTCCTATTAATGAAAAGAAGAGGAGAGTCACTTGAGATTGTTTGGTTATATGTATAGGCAAGCAATTAATGCACCAGTGAGAGCCTGAATTCAAGTCAATGGAAAAAAAGGTAGAAGATTGTTTGGTACTAATTGATGGGCTGTTATAAAATGAGTGTAGCTGGAATGAGAATGTTACGATGGATAActgaaaatataagaaaagataagcttcaaaatgaggaaatttGCTTAAAAATAGGTATGACTCCAAttaatgaaaagatgaggaGAGTCACTTGAGATTGTTTGGTCATATGGAAAGGTGAGCGATTAATGCACTAGTAAGAGATTGGATCAAgtcaatggaaaaaaaaaggtagaagaaGACCTAAAATACCATTAATAGTAGTTAAAAAAGGCATGTCAATTAAGGAGTTAACAAAGATTATATGACTTTCTTTGGGAATCTAACTTGAGCTTATTAAACCTGCTCTACAGTCATTGTCTTTATATTGGAGTAACAAAATAACCCCAACAGAAGCTAGAAGATCAGATGGCCCTCAACATGAGAAATGATTGCCCAACATTTGAACTTTAGTGAATATCTGTGTTTTGTTAAGGTGATGGTCAGATAGGGTGCTGCCGATCTCAGCTTAAATTGTTCACATTTGTTGGTTtagttgggttttttgttttttcccctcACAGGGCTATGGAGTCAACTCTAGtgtagattttcaaattttcaaattatggtTTGTTTCTCCTCAAAATTTAGTTAAGTCAAGAAAATGTTTCTTTGATCTTCCACttgtttctttcttcaataaaattttttatcaatgccttcagtttttgaaaatttaggcAGGTTGGTAGTGAATATGGATAATGTTGTGGCATTTATATTGTAGTAGATTacttcccccctcccccaataaaaaattagcatAGTATGATTATGACTTCTCAATCTGGGCACATTTTCCATGCATGTGATTTTGGACTGGTAGTTCTAGAAAGTCTCTGGTCTACAGGTCTACAACTTTTATGTTTTGCACAATCTATTCTTGTTAATAGCCATTGCATTCATTGGattttgttgtgatttattGCTTGGAATTTTTTAAGCTACATTATATCTCCATTGCCCTTTTCTTTTACACTTTTGCTTATTCAGATTGGACTTAAAGGGGAAAAGTGAGGTTCATGCATCGGGATTTTGCTTGGATGATGAATGTTGGAGACTATATGAGCAGAAGGTGCAAAGTCTTCTGAATCAGGGGTTGAATAATAGAGCAAAGTTGATTCGTGTTACCTGGAGAAACACATTGTCAGAATGCAGTATAGAGAATGTATGGAATCAAATTTTAACTTCAACTTCCCATTCCAtagtttgcttttgttttggaTTGACATCTTCTAATCAGCTTATCACTCCAGGGCTTTTCAATATTAGATAGAGAGCCATTGCTTGTTGGAGTTTCAGTGAGCTCTATGGAGAATGCTTTCAGGGTTGTTGATATTGGCCCAAATGCTGAAAATAAGGAGGAGGTATGTGGGTTTtctcttttagatttttttttttttttttttttgtgtgtgggggggggggggggggtgcggGATTTCATGGCAGTTCTGATGTTTGTTGATATTACTCATGATTTGCACTAGGCTCTCAAATTCCGAAAGTTTTGGGGGGAGAAGGCTGAGCTTAGGAGATTTAAAGACGGTACAATTGCAGAAAGCACAGGTGAGGTATTCCTTCATGCTTCTTTTGGCTGCTGGTAATCAAGTTTAGTTGATTCTGGAGGTTTTGCATGCTTTTTACCCATTTGGCTAAGATCAAGTGTCAAGGTGATAAACCTGATGgtttttttcctccatttttcgTAGTATGGGAATGTGAGCACTGGAATAGACATCTCATTTTGAAAAGAATTGCTGAATATGTACTTTTGCGGCATCTTTCTTTATCGAAGGAGAATATTGTGCATATTGTGGATCAACTTGATTTCTCTCTACTCCATGGTGTTCGTGGTAATGAATTGGCTACTGAGTACTTTTAAATTTTGCCAAttctttttattgttctttTCTCTTGGAATTGCTCAATGCTTTGTAATAAGAAAGTGATAATTTTATTAGATCCTATATCATTTTCTGGAAGCTTGCTTGAGGCACTTGAAGTTTTATCAAAGCGCCTGCGTCTTATCCAAGACATCCCATTGAAGGTATCTAGTGTGCAGCCCTTGGATCCAGGTATCTTTTCATAGCTGGAAATCTCTGTTCATGTTTTGTTATCTTtgtttaaaagatttttttgttgcttATAGAAGTTATAATGGTAGCTTAGCTCATAAAACTCTATCGagaatttgggtttggattgttcttatacagagtttattttgtaattaaggAAAATTCTTGATTTGGCTTATCTTTTATAGCCAATTAACCCTCCTCAACCAAGAATTATTGTCCTGCGCACTTATCATAAATTACAGCTTTCAGGTTCACTTCTGTCTTCCCTCCCGAACCTCATCCACTGGCTATTGACAAGGGTGATGTTCCAAGGCTACAAAAGCTCATGCCATCCTGCATTCAGCCTCTGGAAGTTATGATTCAGGCATGATATCTTGTTTATCTGTcttgatttctttatttattcttgttatttaatttctgAAAGTTATAATTTTCTCTGATCCAGTTGGAAGGCTCTGGGAACTGGCCAATGGATGATATAGCGATTGAGAAAACTAAAACTGCTTTCCTTCTTAAAATTGGAGAGAGGTAGGTCATGCTGGGGTTCTATATCCACAACAATGGCTATATTCTTTTTGAAAGGTTTATCTAATGATACTACTATGGCAGTCTCCAGAATTCTTGGGGGATGACATGTACTGCTACTGAGGATGATGTTGATGTTTTCATGTCTGGATATGTATTTCGTCTTAAAATTTGGCATGAGAGGGGCCTGAGTTTGTTGAAAAGGGAAGGTAAGAACTCTTAGTCTAACATATGACTACATATATATGGGTCTGCTTGTCAGACTTTTATGATGTTGACTTGATTAAACCAATTAATTTGCAGATGGAAGTGACCAATTTAAGTGGGTCAGCTCTATAGACAAAGAACTTTTTGTTCGCAGTCAGCATTCTAGCATGATTAATGGATTACAGGGTCGTTATCCGCTGTATGGACCTGTAGTTAGGTGAGCTTTTATTATTGCATGCTAAATTATCTTTCTGGTTCAACCCCCAACTCTGAATAACTTCCTTTTGTTATTTGTGAAGGATTGCAAAACGATGGATTGCCTCGCATCTATTTTCATCTTGCTTGGTAGAAGAGGCAGTCGAGCTATTGGTCGCTCATCTctttttaaaacctttaccaTT
This genomic stretch from Quercus robur chromosome 4, dhQueRobu3.1, whole genome shotgun sequence harbors:
- the LOC126722227 gene encoding uncharacterized protein LOC126722227 isoform X3 encodes the protein MPTPKYNSSILEDMFLEDTSELIKKTFLGWKELGEASILLKVWARQRSSIYVHDCLNGFLISVILSYLASQNKIANSMRAMQIFRVTLNFIATAKIWNNGLYFRREGQKGIPQEERVSYKEAFPIVICDPSAPFNMSFRISRIGFIQLQDEAALTLNCIEKCRDGGFEEIFMTKVDFAAKYDYCIRLDLKGKSEVHASGFCLDDECWRLYEQKVQSLLNQGLNNRAKLIRVTWRNTLSECSIENGFSILDREPLLVGVSVSSMENAFRVVDIGPNAENKEEALKFRKFWGEKAELRRFKDGTIAESTVWECEHWNRHLILKRIAEYVLLRHLSLSKENIVHIVDQLDFSLLHGVRDPISFSGSLLEALEVLSKRLRLIQDIPLKVSSVQPLDPAFRFTSVFPPEPHPLAIDKGDVPRLQKLMPSCIQPLEVMIQLEGSGNWPMDDIAIEKTKTAFLLKIGESLQNSWGMTCTATEDDVDVFMSGYVFRLKIWHERGLSLLKREDGSDQFKWVSSIDKELFVRSQHSSMINGLQGRYPLYGPVVRIAKRWIASHLFSSCLVEEAVELLVAHLFLKPLPFNAPCSRITGFLRFLRLLSEYDWTFSALVVDINEDLSPKDKKEISNNFMLTRKGYEENKQNVSAAMFLATAYDKASEAWTRFSPNVSELKRLVAYARSSANLLNKLILQDQIDSYKWECLLRTPLNNYDAVILLHRDKLPYPQRLLFPSELNHACTSWAGKHVARGNASKVFQPFMSPGDFKGSLEELKNKLLVNFDPLRFFVGDLEREFSNMFKVWYDSLGGDAIGITWDRFSSKKRGREEGEDPVDVLKSVGQFGKGFVRSVYSLKSPRLMN